One window from the genome of Pseudoliparis swirei isolate HS2019 ecotype Mariana Trench chromosome 24, NWPU_hadal_v1, whole genome shotgun sequence encodes:
- the wdr83os gene encoding protein Asterix, with protein MSFNSLSDPRRVNKIIRYKAPSSDSNPTLEDPTPDYMNLLGMVFSMCGLMLKLKWCAWIAVYCSFISFANSRSSEDTKQMMSSFMLSISAVVMSYLQNPQPMSPPW; from the exons ATGTCTTTCAACAGTCTCTCCGACCCGAGGAGAGTAAATAAGATCATACG GTACAAGGCCCCGAGCAGCGACAGCAACCCCACGCTGGAGGACCCCACGCCCGACTACATGAACCTGCTGGGCATGGTCTTCAGCATGTGTGGACTGATgctcaag ctgaagTGGTGCGCCTGGATCGCCGTCTACTGCTCCTTCATCAGCTTCGCCAACTCCAGAAGCTCCGAGGACACGAAACAGATGATGAGCAGCTTCAT GCTGTCCATCTCGGCggtggtgatgtcatacctgCAGAACCCTCAGCCGATGTCGCCGCCGTGGTAA
- the wdr83 gene encoding WD repeat domain-containing protein 83, with protein MSFPQPRPQAPQLPRLLLRTIDCKQGAVRAVRFNADGNYVLSCGSDKSLKLWSVSRGTLLKTYSGHGYEVLDADGSDKTLILWDVATAQVTRKLRGHAGRVNCVQFNEEATVILSGSLDGTVRCWDTRSRRFEPIQVLDEARDGISSLKVSQHELLTGSVDGCVRRYDLRMGQLHVDFVSSPITCVCFSQDGQCTLSSSLDSTVRLLDKSTGEMLGEFTGHKMKGYKLDCCLSNKDTHVLSCSEDGHVYCWDLVEGSLSLKLPVGKAVVQSLSFHPTETCLLTAMEGCVQVWGVEPEEEPEEGGAVAT; from the exons atgtcgttccctcagcccagaccTCAGGCCCCTCAGCTCCCGAGACTTCTGCTCAGGACCATCGACTGTAAGCAAGGAGCAGTCAGGGCGGTCCGCTTCAAcg CCGACGGTAACTACGTGCTGTCCTGCGGCAGCGACAAGTCCCTGAAGCTGTGGAGCGTGAGCCGCGGCACGCTGCTGAAGACCTACAGCGGCCACGGCTACGAGGTGCTGGACGCCGACGG CTCCGACAAGACGCTGATCCTGTGGGACGTCGCCACGGCGCAGGTCACACGCAAACTCAGAGGTCACGCCGGG AGGGTGAACTGTGTCCAGTTCAACGAGGAGGCCACCGTCATCCTGTCGG gctcTCTGGACGGGACGGTCCGGTGCTGGGACACGCGGTCCCGGCGCTTCGAGCCCATCCAGGTGCTCGATGAGGCTCGAGACGGCATCAGCAGCCTGAAGGTGTCGCAGCACGAGCTGCTGACCGG GTCGGTGGACGGCTGTGTGCGGCGCTACGACCTGCGGATGGGGCAGCTGCACGTGGACTTCGTCAGCA gtcccATCACGTGCGTGTGCTTCAGTCAGGACGGTCAGTGCACGctgagctccagtctggactcCACCGTCCGGCTGCTGGACAAGAGCACCGGGGAGATGCTGGGGGA GTTCACGGGTCACAAGATGAAAGGCTACAAGCTCGACTGCTGCCTGTCCAACAAGGACACCCACGTGCTGAGCTGCTCGGAGGACGGACACGTCTACTGCTGGGACCTGGTGGAG gGCTCGTTGTCCCTGAAGCTGCCGGTGGGGAAAGCCGTGGTCCAGTCGCTGTCCTTCCACCCGACGGAGACCTGCCTCCTCACGGCCATGGAGGGGTGTGTCCAGGTGTGGGGggtggagccggaggaggagccggaggaggggggcGCCGTGGCCACGTag
- the LOC130189730 gene encoding artemin, translating into MRFLWKLVVILVCVQRGAARRLSPAPGKPIRNRRRRYPTRTGGTEPPPPQPPQPTQPPQPPQPTQPTQPMQPPQPPQPTQPPQPPQPTQPPQPPQPPQPPPQPRPPAARPRRSAPAAPCGLRSVLLQVRHLGLGYDSDESVLFKYCGGACPHVRSNHDLTLTNLLLSGALPRPAPGEPRPDAPCCRPTHHEDAAFLDNAHRWHKVEKLSAAGCSCVG; encoded by the exons ATGAGGTTCCTGTGGAAGCTGGTGGTGATTCTGGTGTGTGTCCAGAGGGGAGCGGCCCGCCGGCTGAGCCCAGCGCCGGGTAAGCCT ATCAGAAACCGCAGACGCCGTTACCCAACGAGGACCGGGGGAACGGAGCCGCCACCGCCGCAGCCACCGCAGCCAACGCAGCCACCGCAGCCACCGCAGCCAACGCAGCCAACGCAGCCAATGCAGCCACCGCAGCCACCGCAGCCAACGCAGCCACCGCAGCCACCGCAGCCAACGCAGCCACCGCAGCCACCGCAGCCACCGCAGCCACCGCCGCAGCCACGCCCGCCCGCCGCCCGGCCTCGCCGCTCCGCCCCGGCCGCGCCGTGCGGCCTGCgctccgtcctcctccaggtgcGCCACCTGGGCCTGGGCTACGACTCGGACGAGAGCGTGCTCTTCAAGTACTGCGGCGGCGCCTGCCCCCACGTGCGCTCCAACCACGACCTCACGCTCACCAACCTGCTGCTGAGCGGCGCGCTGCCGCGGCCGGCGCCCGGCGAGCCGCGGCCCGACGCGCCGTGCTGCCGGCCCACCCACCACGAGGACGCCGCCTTCCTCGACAACGCGCACCGCTGGCACAAGGTGGAGAAGCTGTCGGCCGCCGGCTGCAGCTGCGTGGGCTAG